From the genome of Geothrix sp. 21YS21S-4, one region includes:
- a CDS encoding O-antigen ligase, producing MNSLNAALESPATLEASAPSLWLPFLLGMGVNAVALAVGDPYRMAALGLAVGLAGTFLWLNKPFSWVVFVAILAANPANTTTSIALNLYAAGVFGLLARSEAWRGLPRLAQMAFFIVMLSMVVSVVASLWADLSIPSIHTTDVSRPRPYLITWSGGASMEIMSSQFVSITNYLLGPFLLIPLIFSRLRRSQDPDLLLKGLIYGLILPTLLMFLAARFLGRPIFDANALRENLVNVSTFRLGKIDIQMIRTQSGIILAALICASFAVAISPVQRMTRLMATACLLVAAYFLLVTGSVGSTLAGLAGLGLILFLGKRHFSIKRYLLLLFIGAGLALATWTILPEGVQRYAVNRYELRVGHSGSSTGDRAWRWKKSFNYLMENPSGVGWALYVEPLGIYPHNDYLTYAIAFGVVCGLVYLFYPSGLLLSFITFRPPGGDPARFALALAGAGVTTVMLINSLGDHMTANRWYFNVIWSLIWYAFFASRAGTEPADARIH from the coding sequence CCCCCGCCACATTGGAGGCTTCCGCGCCCTCCCTCTGGCTGCCCTTCCTCCTGGGGATGGGGGTGAACGCCGTGGCCCTCGCGGTGGGCGATCCCTACCGGATGGCGGCCCTGGGCCTGGCCGTGGGGCTGGCGGGAACCTTCCTCTGGCTCAACAAGCCCTTCAGCTGGGTGGTGTTCGTCGCCATCCTGGCGGCCAATCCCGCCAACACCACCACGTCCATCGCGCTCAACCTCTACGCCGCAGGCGTCTTCGGGCTGCTGGCGCGCAGCGAGGCGTGGCGGGGATTGCCCCGGCTCGCGCAGATGGCCTTCTTCATCGTGATGCTGTCGATGGTGGTCAGCGTCGTCGCGTCCCTGTGGGCCGACCTCAGCATTCCCAGCATCCACACGACGGACGTCTCCCGGCCGCGGCCCTACCTCATCACCTGGTCCGGCGGGGCCTCCATGGAGATCATGTCCTCGCAGTTCGTCTCCATCACGAACTACCTGCTGGGCCCGTTCCTGCTCATCCCGCTGATCTTCTCCCGCCTGCGGCGCAGCCAGGATCCGGACCTGCTGCTGAAGGGCCTGATCTACGGCCTGATCCTGCCCACGCTTCTGATGTTCCTGGCGGCGCGGTTCCTGGGGCGGCCCATCTTCGACGCCAACGCCCTGCGCGAGAACCTGGTGAACGTCTCCACGTTCCGCCTGGGGAAGATCGACATCCAGATGATCCGGACCCAGTCGGGGATCATCCTCGCCGCCCTGATCTGCGCGTCGTTCGCAGTGGCCATCTCTCCCGTGCAGCGGATGACGCGGCTGATGGCGACGGCCTGTCTGTTGGTGGCGGCCTACTTCCTGCTGGTGACCGGAAGCGTCGGCAGCACCCTGGCGGGACTCGCGGGCCTGGGACTCATCCTGTTCCTGGGGAAGCGGCACTTCTCCATCAAGCGCTACCTCCTCCTCCTGTTCATCGGCGCCGGCTTGGCCCTCGCCACCTGGACCATCCTGCCGGAGGGCGTGCAGCGGTATGCGGTCAACCGCTACGAGCTGCGGGTGGGGCACTCGGGCTCCTCCACGGGCGATCGGGCCTGGCGCTGGAAGAAGTCCTTCAACTACCTGATGGAGAATCCCAGCGGCGTGGGCTGGGCGCTGTACGTGGAGCCGCTGGGCATCTACCCCCACAACGACTACCTGACCTACGCCATCGCCTTCGGCGTGGTGTGCGGCCTCGTCTACCTGTTCTATCCCTCCGGCCTGCTGCTCTCCTTCATCACCTTCCGCCCGCCGGGCGGGGATCCCGCGCGGTTCGCCCTCGCCCTGGCGGGCGCGGGAGTGACCACGGTGATGCTCATCAATTCGCTGGGCGACCATATGACCGCCAACCGCTGGTACTTCAACGTGATCTGGTCCCTGATCTGGTACGCCTTCTTCGCCAGCCGGGCCGGCACGGAACCCGCGGATGCCCGAATCCACTGA